Proteins encoded by one window of Arachis ipaensis cultivar K30076 chromosome B04, Araip1.1, whole genome shotgun sequence:
- the LOC107639655 gene encoding putative GDP-L-fucose synthase 2 isoform X2 (The sequence of the model RefSeq protein was modified relative to this genomic sequence to represent the inferred CDS: added 42 bases not found in genome assembly) gives MGSHDNTLASNSFLADKSAKVFVAGHRGLVGAAIVRKLTQLGFTNLVLRSHAELDLTRQYDVEAFFASEKPEYVIVAAAKVGGIHANNTYPADFISINLQIQTNVIDSAYRNGTKKLLFLGSSCIYPKFAPQPIPEDALLTGPLEPTNEWYAIAKIAGIKMCQAYRIQYKWDAISGMPTNLYGPYDNFHPENSHVLPALMRRFHEAKINGAKEVVVWGTGSPLREFLHVDDLADAVVFMMEKYSGLEHLNVGSGKEVTIKELAELMKEVVGFEGALVWDTSKPDGTPRKLMDSSKLAGIGWTPKISLKDGLVDTYRWYLENYKL, from the exons ATGGGAAGCCATGACAaca CATTGGCATCAAACTCATTTCTAGCTGACAAATCTGCTAAAGTTTTTGTCGCTGGTCACCGGGGTCTTGTTGGTGCAGCCATTGTTCGCAAGCTGACACAACTTGGGTTCACTAATCTCGTCTTACGTTCCCATGCTGAGCTAGATCTCACTCGCCAATATGATGTTGAAGCCTTCTTTGCCTCTGAAAAGCCTGAATATGTTATTGTAGCTGCAGCAAAAGTCGGTGGTATCCACGCCAACAACACCTACCCTGCTGATTTCATTAGCATAAACCTCCAGATCCAGACCAATGTCATTGATTCTGCTTATCGTAATGGCACTAAGAAGTTACTGTTCTTGGGTTCCTCTTGCATATACCCGAAGTTTGCACCTCAACCAATCCCAGAAGATGCTTTGCTTACTGGTCCCTTAGAGCCCACGAATGAGTGGTATGCGATTGCTAAGATTGCTGGGATTAAAATGTGCCAGGCTTACAGAATTCAGTATA CTTACGACAATTTTCATCCGGAGAATTCACACGTTTTGCCTGCTTTGATGCGAAGGTTTCATGAGGCAAAGATCAACGGTGCCAAGGAGGTTGTAGTGTGGGGCACTGGAAGTCCATTGAGGGAGTTCTTGCATGTTGACGATTTAGCTGATGCAGTTGTTTTCATGATGGAGAAGTATAGTGGACTAGAGCATTTGAATGTAGGGAGTGGGAAAGAGGTTACTATTAAGGAATTGGCCGAGCTGATGAAAGAAGTGGTCGGATTTGAGGGAGCTCTTGTTTGGGATACTTCAAAGCCTGATGGGACTCCAAGAAAGTTGATGGACAGCTCGAAACTTGCTGGCATTGGTTGGACACCGAAAATCTCCCTTAAGGATGGTCTTGTTGATACATACAGATGGTACTTGGAGAACTACAAGCTATGA
- the LOC107639655 gene encoding putative GDP-L-fucose synthase 2 isoform X1 (The sequence of the model RefSeq protein was modified relative to this genomic sequence to represent the inferred CDS: added 42 bases not found in genome assembly) has translation MGSHDNSALASNSFLADKSAKVFVAGHRGLVGAAIVRKLTQLGFTNLVLRSHAELDLTRQYDVEAFFASEKPEYVIVAAAKVGGIHANNTYPADFISINLQIQTNVIDSAYRNGTKKLLFLGSSCIYPKFAPQPIPEDALLTGPLEPTNEWYAIAKIAGIKMCQAYRIQYKWDAISGMPTNLYGPYDNFHPENSHVLPALMRRFHEAKINGAKEVVVWGTGSPLREFLHVDDLADAVVFMMEKYSGLEHLNVGSGKEVTIKELAELMKEVVGFEGALVWDTSKPDGTPRKLMDSSKLAGIGWTPKISLKDGLVDTYRWYLENYKL, from the exons ATGGGAAGCCATGACAacagtg CATTGGCATCAAACTCATTTCTAGCTGACAAATCTGCTAAAGTTTTTGTCGCTGGTCACCGGGGTCTTGTTGGTGCAGCCATTGTTCGCAAGCTGACACAACTTGGGTTCACTAATCTCGTCTTACGTTCCCATGCTGAGCTAGATCTCACTCGCCAATATGATGTTGAAGCCTTCTTTGCCTCTGAAAAGCCTGAATATGTTATTGTAGCTGCAGCAAAAGTCGGTGGTATCCACGCCAACAACACCTACCCTGCTGATTTCATTAGCATAAACCTCCAGATCCAGACCAATGTCATTGATTCTGCTTATCGTAATGGCACTAAGAAGTTACTGTTCTTGGGTTCCTCTTGCATATACCCGAAGTTTGCACCTCAACCAATCCCAGAAGATGCTTTGCTTACTGGTCCCTTAGAGCCCACGAATGAGTGGTATGCGATTGCTAAGATTGCTGGGATTAAAATGTGCCAGGCTTACAGAATTCAGTATA CTTACGACAATTTTCATCCGGAGAATTCACACGTTTTGCCTGCTTTGATGCGAAGGTTTCATGAGGCAAAGATCAACGGTGCCAAGGAGGTTGTAGTGTGGGGCACTGGAAGTCCATTGAGGGAGTTCTTGCATGTTGACGATTTAGCTGATGCAGTTGTTTTCATGATGGAGAAGTATAGTGGACTAGAGCATTTGAATGTAGGGAGTGGGAAAGAGGTTACTATTAAGGAATTGGCCGAGCTGATGAAAGAAGTGGTCGGATTTGAGGGAGCTCTTGTTTGGGATACTTCAAAGCCTGATGGGACTCCAAGAAAGTTGATGGACAGCTCGAAACTTGCTGGCATTGGTTGGACACCGAAAATCTCCCTTAAGGATGGTCTTGTTGATACATACAGATGGTACTTGGAGAACTACAAGCTATGA
- the LOC107639656 gene encoding uncharacterized protein LOC107639656 — MDSSSGIESNGRVPLSGVVADCVKRWFRDTLKEAKAGDINMQVLVGQMYYSGYGVPRDDQKGKIWLTRASRVRSSVWKVGDKHPGYNASDSDSDELKEDS, encoded by the exons ATGGATAGTAGCAGTGGAATTGAGAGCAATGGGCGTGTGCCACTTTCAGGGGTTGTTGCAGATTGTGTGAAACGGTGGTTCAGAGACACTCTGAAAGAAGCTAAAGCTGGGGACATAAACATGCAGGTCTTGGTAGGTCAGATGTATTACAGTGGTTATGGTGTTCCCAGAGATGACCAGAAG GGTAAAATTTGGTTGACTAGAGCATCGAGGGTTAGATCTTCAGTTTGGAAAGTTGGTGATAAGCATCCAG GTTATAATGCAagtgattctgattctgatgaaTTGAAGGAAGATTCTTAA